A single window of Rhipicephalus microplus isolate Deutch F79 chromosome 5, USDA_Rmic, whole genome shotgun sequence DNA harbors:
- the LOC119173381 gene encoding uncharacterized protein LOC119173381 isoform X2, whose amino-acid sequence MISRIYATLLLPRALNRRRDKHNEAIVSHCNREACDLNDRLRSFCCRSDRVFFLDHALEWFPSVRVLAADGLHPNFEGVALMAGHIKQLCSRNATDASSSSWLDHMPSGPMKQSSNAYQPGVAELASSPRSSSPQRLQVPEIYTEPMTQEKSTYATVAAKANNQGLSTRERYCYQGYTLRPALVAMK is encoded by the coding sequence ATGATAAGCCGAATCTATGCAACTTTATTACTACCCCGTGCTTTAAACCGCCGTCGTGACAAGCACAATGAAGCAATTGTCAGCCACTGTAATCGCGAAGCCTGTGATTTAAACGACCGCCTACGGAGCTTCTGCTGTCGCTCTGACCGGGTGTTCTTTCTGGACCATGCCTTGGAATGGTTTCCTTCGGTGCGCGTCCTTGCGGCAGACGGCCTTCACCCAAACTTCGAGGGCGTTGCACTGATGGCTGGCCACATCAAGCAGCTGTGTTCCCGGAACGCAACAGACGCCTCGTCTTCCTCTTGGCTAGACCACATGCCCAGTGGTCCCATGAAGCAATCCTCCAATGCCTACCAACCTGGTGTTGCGGAACTTGCGTCCTCGCCCCGCTCATCTTCACcccaacgcctccaagtgccCGAAATCTACACCGAGCCAATGACGCAAGAAAAATCTACCTACGCCACAGTTGCTGCGAAAGCAAATAACCAAGGACTCTCCACTCGTGAAAG